Proteins from a genomic interval of Capsicum annuum cultivar UCD-10X-F1 chromosome 4, UCD10Xv1.1, whole genome shotgun sequence:
- the LOC107867189 gene encoding putative receptor protein kinase ZmPK1, translating into MIIRLRILVLASFLITFPIPFYASTIFTLSSEDSLSAPQDSITSPNGKFTAGFHSIGDNAYLFAIWFTKPLVDRTNTVVWMANRDQPMNGQRSHLSLLKSGNLVLIDANQINVWESGTEWSTSSVELSLLDTGNLVLVTYDGQRLWQSFDSPTDTLLPDQPLTKTSKLVSRRSLSNFSSGFYQLHFNEDNVLHLVYDGIEMTSVFWPSPWLIVWDAGRSTYNDSKTAVLDRFGNFMSSDEFGFQSSDYGVELQRRFSLDIDGNLRLYSLDKLSNTWKVSWQLFISSCRIHGVCGLNSLCSYDSVSGRKCSCVPGYRMKDPKDWSYGCEPEFKVSCNDTSSLDFLPLRHVEFYGYDIAYYRNKTLQECKDLCLKRCDYKGFEYKFVEGNGTYSCYPKTLLFNGYVQSSWPDFVYLKVPKTRHAWQEQYQGNLHCNGKKVILDRAYGSKEHNGWIKSFIWSVVLGGVFEILCVLTYFYKTRKSSNETTQGYLQLSTRFKKFTYAELKKATSNFSEEIGRGGGGIVYKGKLSDGRVAAIKFLYGANSQGEAEFLAEVSTIGNLNHMNLIEIWGYCAEGNQRLLVYEYMEYGSLSDNLNANNLDWEKRYEIALGTAKGLAYLHEECLEWVLHCDVKPQNILLDSNYRPKVADFGLSKILNREGLDNSNFSRIRGTRGYMAPEWVFKMPITSKVDVYSYGIVLLEMITGKSPEVCGGSGDDDAMGLGSLVTWIREKMCETNERKSWIQDIVDPALDGKFDLEKMEILLKLALQCSEEDSDARPTMCEVVDKMVHPKIFELKADMLM; encoded by the exons ATGATTATACGTCTTCGAATTCTTGTCCTAGCTTCTTTTCTTATTACGTTTCCAATTCCATTTTATGCCTCAACAATTTTTACTTTATCATCTGAAGATTCACTTTCAGCTCCACAAGATTCAATTACATCACCAAATGGAAAATTCACTGCTGGTTTTCATTCTATTGGTGACAATGCATATTTATTTGCTATATGGTTTACTAAGCCATTGGTTGATAGAACCAACACAGTTGTTTGGATGGCTAACCGTGATCAACCGATGAACGGACAAAGATCACATCTGTCGCTGCTTAAATCAGGCAACCTCGTACTGATTGACGCGAATCAGATCAATGTTTGGGAATCAGGGACAGAATGGTCGACTTCTTCGGTTGAGTTAAGCTTGTTGGATACTGGGAATCTTGTTCTAGTGACTTACGATGGTCAAAGATTATGGCAGAGCTTTGATTCTCCTACGGATACACTTCTTCCTGATCAACCACTTACTAAAACATCGAAGCTTGTGTCGCGTAGAAGCTTGAGTAATTTTTCCTCAGGGTTCTACCAGTTGCATTTTAATGAAGATAATGTCCTGCATCTTGTCTATGATGGTATTGAGATGACAAGTGTATTCTGGCCAAGTCCGTGGTTGATTGTTTGGGATGCAG GTCGTTCCACCTACAATGACAGCAAAACTGCAGTTCTTGATCGTTTTGGCAATTTTATGTCGAGTGATGAATTTGGATTCCAATCTTCTGATTATGGTGTGGAATTGCAAAGAAGATTTAGCCTGGACATTGATGGCAACCTTCGATTGTACAGCCTAGATAAGTTGAGCAACACTTGGAAAGTTTCTTGGCAGTTATTTATATCATCCTGCAGGATTCATGGAGTTTGTGGATTGAACAGTTTGTGTTCCTATGATTCCGTCTCTGGCAGAAAATGCTCTTGTGTACCAGGATACAGGATGAAAGATCCCAAAGATTGGTCATATGGCTGTGAACCAGAATTCAAGGTTTCTTGCAATGATACGAGCTCGTTGGATTTCCTCCCTCTTCGCCATGTTGAGTTTTACGGGTATGATATTGCATATTATCGCAATAAAACCTTGCAAGAATGCAAAGATTTGTGCTTGAAACGTTGTGATTACAAAGGTTTCGAATATAAGTTTGTTGAAGGTAATGGTACCTACAGTTGTTACCCGAAAACACTTCTGTTCAACGGATATGTTCAGTCTAGTTGGCCTGATTTTGTTTACCTTAAAGTGCCTAAAACACGACATGCCTGGCAGGAGCAGTATCAAGGAAACCTCCATTGCAACGGTAAAAAAGTGATTCTGGACAGAGCTTACGGAAGCAAAGAACATAACGGATGGATAAAGTCATTCATTTGGTCAGTTGTTTTAGGTGGAGTCTTTGAGATTCTCTGTGTTCTAACTTACTTTTATAAAACGAGAAAAAGTTCAAACGAGACCACGCAAGGGTACCTTCAACTTTCGacaagattcaagaaattcacctATGCTGAGCTAAAGAAGGCCACTTCCAATTTCAGCGAAGAGATAGGCCGAGGAGGCGGTGGCATTGTGTACAAAGGGAAATTGTCTGATGGCAGAGTTGCAGCTATAAAGTTTCTCTATGGAGCCAACTCTCAAGGAGAAGCGGAATTTCTCGCAGAAGTGAGCACTATAGGCAACCTTAATCACATGAATTTGATAGAGATATGGGGATATTGTGCTGAGGGAAATCAGAGGCTTCTAGTGTATGAGTACATGGAGTATGGTTCTTTGTCAGATAATTTGAATGCCAACAATCTTGATTGGGAAAAAAGGTATGAAATTGCTTTGGGAACAGCCAAAGGACTTGCATACTTGCATGAGGAGTGCTTAGAATGGGTCTTGCATTGTGATGTAAAACCTCAGAACATACTTTTGGATTCCAACTACAGGCCAAAAGTTGCTGATTTTGGGCTTTCCAAGATATTGAATAGAGAGGGCCTGGATAACTCCAACTTTTCCAGGATAAGGGGAACGAGAGGATACATGGCTCCAGAATGGGTTTTCAAGATGCCTATTACCTCAAAAGTGGATGTTTATAGTTATGGCATTGTTTTATTGGAGATGATCACGGGCAAGAGTCCGGAAGTTTGTGGTGGCTCCGGGGATGATGATGCTATGGGACTTGGGTCGTTGGTCACTTGGATTAGAGAAAAGATGTGCGAAACAAATGAAAGGAAATCATGGATTCAAGATATTGTAGATCCAGCATTGGATGGTAAATTCGACTTGGAGAAAATGGAGATTCTATTAAAGTTAGCTTTGCAGTGTTCAGAGGAAGACAGTGATGCAAGACCTACGATGTGCGAGGTGGTGGATAAAATGGTTCATCCAAAAATTTTCGAGTTGAAAGCAGACATGTTAATGTAG